The Rhabdothermincola sediminis DNA window ACCCACCATCCGGCACGCCTCGGACACGTTACCGAGCTCCTCAGCCAGCTCGAGCACACGCCGGCGCCGCTGATAGATGATCTCTGTCGGGGTCATGGTGATGGACTCCTCTGGGTCAGTGGAACGAACCACGGGTCCATCACCACCCCCACACCAACGAGGGCGGTGTCAACTCAACCCCCGGACAGGACGGACTAGACCGGGTCCGACCCCCGGCCGCCCGCTCGACCGCTCACCAGCGAGCGGTCGGGGTGCGATCGATCATTCAGCCGCGTCGGAGAGCGCCTCGGCGAGCGCCGGGTGCACCAGCAGGCTCTCGACGATGTCGGTGACCCGGAGCCCGGCGTTGACCGCCAGCGCGATCACCGAGATGAGCTCCGCGGCGTGCCGCCCCACGATCGAGCCGCCGAGGACCACCCCCGTCGCCGGGTCGGACACGATCTTCACGAAGCCCCGGGGGTCGTTGTCGATGAGCGCTTTGGCGTTCGCCGAGAAGGGCACCTTGGTGACCCGGATCTTGCGACCCTCGGCGAAGGCGTCGGCTTCGGCCAAGCCGACGTCCGCGATCTCCGGCTCGGTGAAGATGGCCGACGCCGCCTTCTCGTAGTCGAGGTGGCGGTGAGGGCCGACGTGCAGGCCCATGGCGTGCTCGGCGATCTTGCGACCCTGCATCGCCGCCACCGACGACAGGGGCAACTTCCCCGACAGGTCCCCCGCAACGTAGATGTGGGGAACGGTCGACTGGCAGTTGTGGTTCACCACCACGTAGCCGGACCGGTCGACCTTCACCCCCGCGGCGTCGAGGCCCAGTCCCTCCGAGTTGGGGATCGACCCGATGGCCAGGATCGCGTGCGATCCGCTCGCGGACCGCCCGTCGTCGCAGCGCACGGTCACCGACTCACCCGCGACCTCGACCCCGACCGCCCGAGCACCCTTGAGCAACCGCACCCCCCTTGCCAGGAAGTCCGCTTCGAGCGCAGCCGCCACCTCCGGGTCCTTCTGGGGGAGCACCTGCTGGCGGCTCACGATGAAGGTCACCTCGCTGCCCAGCGACGCGAACATGTGGACGAACTCCACCCCGGTGACCCCCGCGCCGATCACCACCAGGTGATCGGGCAGCTCCGGTGGCGGGTACGCGTCACGGGTGGTGAGGACCCGGTGGTGGTCGACGGCGGCCCAGTCGGGGATCCGCGGCCGGCTGCCGGTGGACAGCACGATCACGTCGGCCTCGAGGTGCTGGGCGCCCTCGTCCGTGTCCACGAGCACCTCGTGCGGGCTGGCGAGACGGCCCCGACCCCGCAGCAGCCGCACCCCCTGGCTCTCGAGCAGTTCCGTCACCGAAGCCTGCAACCGGGCCTCGATGGAGCCGATGCGCTCCTTCAGCGCATCGAAATCCAGTGCTGCGCTCACCTGGGTCAGGCCCATCCCCGGCGCCTCGTTGATGAGCCGCAAGGCGCCGCCGGTGGCGATCATCGCCTTGGAAGGGATGCAGTCCCACAGGTGCGCCGCGCCTCCCACGATGTCCTTCTCGACCAAGGTGACCTCGGCCCCGAGTCGAGCGGCGTGCGTGGCCGCCTGGTTCCCCGCGGGACCGCCACCGATGATCACGAAGCGCTTGGCCATGACACCCGAGGCTACCCACCGGCCCCGGTCACGACGGTGGCCGCGGAAGCTGGACCAAGCGGTGATCCGGGCTGGGGAGGCGGCGCGTGAGGCCCACGCCGGTCACCGTCACGCTGGTGGCGACGGATCCGAGGATCTGGTACATGATCGCCAGCTCCACCAGCACCGCGTCGAACGCATCGACCCCGGCGAGGATCAGCCCGGTCATCGCCCCAGGGAGGATCACCAGCCCGACCGCCTGGTGGACTCGATCTGTGGCACGAGGGCCGTCCGCAGCGCCTCCCGGACGTGCGGATGGGCGGCCCGGCGGGAGGAGTACCCCAGCGCCAGCCTCGCCTCCACCTCGGGGCGCTTGTCATGGCCGCCACGGGAACACGGCGGGGACCTCGGAGGCCCGCTGGCGCACGGTGAACGCGGCGAAGACGATCATCGCCGCCACCCAGGCGAACGCCCAGGCCAACGGTCGAGAGGGGTCCAGCACCAGGTGCAGCGCCCAGCCGACGAGCACCAGCTGGACCGACGACGGGACCTCCAAGCGGTTGCAGAGCCGCAGCAGGGTCGTCTTACCCGCGCCCGACGCACCGAGGACCACACTGATGCCCGCAGGGGCAGGCGGCACGTCACCCGATCGAGGATCCGGTGGCCTCCCTCGCCATCCATCGACGGTCACCGACTCGAAGGCGAGATCCTCGGGGTTCGGTACGCCGACGCGGCTCTCGCTCACGGGCGAAGCTTGCCATCGCTCGGTGGCGCCGATCAGCGCGCCGGACCCTCCCGGCGACGACCGTGGTGTGGAAGAGGGTGGCTCCGGCCGTTTTCCGGCGCGATTCGCCCAGCCCATAGCCTGAACGGCCGTGAGCGAGCGTGCAGAGCCACCCACCGACCGGACCCGCCCGTCACTCGACGACTGGGAGGCGTTGGCGGCCAAGGAGTTGAAGGCCGCCGACACCCGGTCGTTGCGCTGGCACACCCCCGAAGGCCTGGAGGTCAAGCCGCTCTACACCGCCGCGGACCTCGAGGGGATCGACTTCGTGGATTCCCTACCCGGCTTCGCTCCCTTCGTCCGGGGCGTGCGGGCCACCATGTACGCCAACCGGCCCTGGACCATCCGTCAGTACGCCGGGTTCTCCACCGCGGAGGAGTCCAACGCCTTCTACCGCCGGAACCTTGCCGCCGGCCAGATGGGCCTGTCCGTGGCATTCGACCTCGCCACCCACCGGGGCTACGACAGCGACCACCCTCGGGTGGTGGGCGACGTCGGCAAGGCGGGGGTGGCGATCGACTCCGTCGAGGACATGAAGATCCTCTTCGACGGCATCCCGCTCGACCGCATGTCGGTCTCGATGACCATGAACGGCGCGGTGATCCCGGTGCTGGCGATGTTCATCGTGGCCGGGGAGGAGCAGGGCGTCGATCAGGCGCAGCTCAGCGGCACCATCCAGAACGACATCCTCAAAGAGTTCATGGTGCGCAACACCTACATCTACCCCCCCGAGCCGAGCATGCGCATCGTCGCCGACATCATCGAGTACACGGCGCGCAACATGCCGCGGTTCAACTCCATCTCCATCTCCGGCTACCACATGCAGGAAGCCGGAGCCACCGCGGACCAGGAGCTGGCGTTCACCATCGCCGATGGCCTGGAGTACGTCCGCGCCGCGCTGGGCAAAGGGCTCGACGTCGACGAGTTCGCACCTCGCCTGAGCTTCTTCTTCGCCATCGGCATGAACTTCTTCATGGAGATCGCGAAGCTGCGTGCCGCTCGGCTGCTGTGGTACCGGGTGATGTCGCGCTTCGATCCGAAGAACCCCCAGTCGCTGATGCTGCGCACCCATTGCCAGACGTCGGGGGTCTCGCTCACGGAGCAGGACCCGTACAACAACGTGGTCCGCACCGCCTTCGAGGCCCTCGCCGCGGTCATCGGGGGCACACAGAGCCTGCACACCAACAGCTTCGACGAGGCGCTCGGCCTGCCCACGGACTTCAGCGCCCGCATCGCCCGCAACACCCAGTTGATCCTGGCGGAGGAGACCGGCATCACCCACGTGGTCGACCCGCTCGGCGGCAGCTACTACGTGGAGGCGCTCACCAGCGCACTTGCGGAGCGGGCCTGGTCGCTCATCGAAGAGGTCGAGGAGCTCGGAGGCATGACCAAGGCGGTGGCGTCGGGCATGCCGAAGCTGCGCATCGAGGAGAGCGCGGCGCGCCGCCAGGCCCGAGTCGACCGGGGCGAGGACGTCATCGTCGGGGTCAACAAGTACGTGCCCGACGACGTCGAGCTGGTCGATGTCCTCGACATCGACAACACGAAGGTCCGCGAGCAGCAGATCGCGAAGCTCCAGCGGGTCCGAGCCGAGCGGGACCAGGCCGCCTGCGAGGAGGCACTCCGGCGCCTGACCGAGGGCGCTGCCGGCAGCGCGAACCTGCTCGAGCTGGCGGTCGAGGCGGCCCGCGCCCGGGCCACCGTCGGGGAGATCTCCGACGCCATGGAAGCGGTGTTCGGCCGCCATCGGGCCGAGATCCGTAGCATCTCCGGGGTGTACGGCTCCGCCTACCAGGGCGACGAGGAGTTCGCCACGTTGACCCAGGAGGTCGAGGCCTTCGCCGAGCGTGAGGGGCGCCGGCCCCGGTTGCTGGTGGTGAAGATGGGCCAGGACGGCCACGACCGCGGCGCCAAGGTCATCGCCACGGCCTTCGCG harbors:
- a CDS encoding dihydrolipoyl dehydrogenase family protein, which codes for MAKRFVIIGGGPAGNQAATHAARLGAEVTLVEKDIVGGAAHLWDCIPSKAMIATGGALRLINEAPGMGLTQVSAALDFDALKERIGSIEARLQASVTELLESQGVRLLRGRGRLASPHEVLVDTDEGAQHLEADVIVLSTGSRPRIPDWAAVDHHRVLTTRDAYPPPELPDHLVVIGAGVTGVEFVHMFASLGSEVTFIVSRQQVLPQKDPEVAAALEADFLARGVRLLKGARAVGVEVAGESVTVRCDDGRSASGSHAILAIGSIPNSEGLGLDAAGVKVDRSGYVVVNHNCQSTVPHIYVAGDLSGKLPLSSVAAMQGRKIAEHAMGLHVGPHRHLDYEKAASAIFTEPEIADVGLAEADAFAEGRKIRVTKVPFSANAKALIDNDPRGFVKIVSDPATGVVLGGSIVGRHAAELISVIALAVNAGLRVTDIVESLLVHPALAEALSDAAE
- a CDS encoding ABC transporter permease, whose translation is MSESRVGVPNPEDLAFESVTVDGWRGRPPDPRSGDVPPAPAGISVVLGASGAGKTTLLRLCNRLEVPSSVQLVLVGWALHLVLDPSRPLAWAFAWVAAMIVFAAFTVRQRASEVPAVFPWRP
- the scpA gene encoding methylmalonyl-CoA mutase → MSERAEPPTDRTRPSLDDWEALAAKELKAADTRSLRWHTPEGLEVKPLYTAADLEGIDFVDSLPGFAPFVRGVRATMYANRPWTIRQYAGFSTAEESNAFYRRNLAAGQMGLSVAFDLATHRGYDSDHPRVVGDVGKAGVAIDSVEDMKILFDGIPLDRMSVSMTMNGAVIPVLAMFIVAGEEQGVDQAQLSGTIQNDILKEFMVRNTYIYPPEPSMRIVADIIEYTARNMPRFNSISISGYHMQEAGATADQELAFTIADGLEYVRAALGKGLDVDEFAPRLSFFFAIGMNFFMEIAKLRAARLLWYRVMSRFDPKNPQSLMLRTHCQTSGVSLTEQDPYNNVVRTAFEALAAVIGGTQSLHTNSFDEALGLPTDFSARIARNTQLILAEETGITHVVDPLGGSYYVEALTSALAERAWSLIEEVEELGGMTKAVASGMPKLRIEESAARRQARVDRGEDVIVGVNKYVPDDVELVDVLDIDNTKVREQQIAKLQRVRAERDQAACEEALRRLTEGAAGSANLLELAVEAARARATVGEISDAMEAVFGRHRAEIRSISGVYGSAYQGDEEFATLTQEVEAFAEREGRRPRLLVVKMGQDGHDRGAKVIATAFADLGFDVDVGPLFQTPEEAARDAVEHDVHVVGVSSQAAGHKTLVPKLIEELRKAGADDVVVVCGGVIPPQDYDTLRDAGVAAVFGPGTNIPAAARTVLRLLGERRSAA